One genomic region from Streptomyces sp. NBC_00457 encodes:
- a CDS encoding SDR family NAD(P)-dependent oxidoreductase codes for MTIADRTVLVTGANRGIGQALVEEALRRGAKRVYAATRRPVAHPDERVTPVTLDVTSAAQVRAAAESVRSLDVLINNAGVALPDDLSDPSILEQHLAVNLFGTYGVTQAFLPLLTRSRGAIVNVLSLSALATVPITPAYAISKAAAFSLSQSLRALLKRQGVTVHAALPGPVDTDMIRDWDIPKTSPQAVARAIVDGVENGEDEIFPDPMSAALAESWRTGAVKALERQNAALLDAVPAT; via the coding sequence ATGACAATCGCAGACAGGACCGTTTTGGTTACCGGCGCCAACCGCGGTATCGGGCAGGCTCTGGTCGAGGAAGCCCTGCGGCGAGGCGCGAAGCGGGTCTACGCCGCCACGCGCCGGCCTGTGGCTCATCCGGACGAGCGGGTCACTCCCGTGACCTTGGACGTGACGAGCGCGGCGCAGGTGCGGGCAGCCGCCGAGAGCGTGCGCTCGCTCGACGTCCTCATCAACAACGCCGGCGTGGCTCTCCCCGACGACCTCAGCGATCCTTCCATACTCGAACAACACCTCGCCGTCAACCTCTTCGGCACCTATGGCGTCACCCAGGCCTTCCTGCCATTGCTGACCCGTTCTCGGGGAGCCATCGTCAACGTGCTGTCGCTCTCGGCACTCGCCACGGTGCCGATCACTCCGGCGTACGCGATCTCCAAAGCGGCGGCGTTCTCCCTGTCACAGTCGCTGCGCGCCCTGTTGAAGCGGCAGGGCGTGACTGTGCACGCGGCCCTGCCCGGCCCCGTGGACACCGACATGATCCGCGACTGGGACATCCCGAAGACCTCTCCGCAGGCCGTCGCGCGAGCCATCGTCGATGGCGTGGAGAACGGTGAGGACGAAATCTTCCCCGACCCCATGTCGGCGGCGCTGGCGGAGAGTTGGCGCACTGGTGCGGTCAAGGCACTCGAGCGCCAGAACGCGGCACTGCTCGACGCAGTGCCGGCCACCTGA
- a CDS encoding SDR family NAD(P)-dependent oxidoreductase yields MLLEKKNAIVYGAGGAVGSAVAQAFAAEGARVFLTGRTSAALEVTADEIRAAGGVAEVAAVDALDEGAVEAHADAVVRTAGSLDISFNAISLPQTGIQRDSCEEPRAFMPGNIDRSNRVSQAWFACRNCVFVDHADRNGSRNIRARAWELWRPGAQSTAPAPSPERTRRGGAGRKRSITASDARCASPSL; encoded by the coding sequence GTGCTGCTCGAAAAGAAGAACGCGATCGTCTACGGAGCCGGCGGTGCCGTCGGCAGCGCGGTCGCCCAGGCCTTCGCCGCGGAGGGAGCACGGGTCTTCCTCACCGGACGCACCAGCGCCGCGCTGGAGGTGACCGCCGATGAGATCCGCGCTGCGGGTGGCGTCGCCGAGGTTGCCGCGGTGGATGCGCTGGATGAGGGCGCCGTCGAAGCGCACGCCGACGCGGTGGTCCGGACCGCCGGCTCGCTCGACATCTCGTTCAACGCCATCAGCCTGCCCCAGACGGGCATCCAGCGTGATTCTTGCGAGGAACCGCGGGCGTTCATGCCCGGGAACATCGACAGGTCGAACCGGGTCTCGCAGGCCTGGTTCGCATGCCGGAACTGCGTATTCGTTGATCACGCAGACCGGAACGGCTCCCGCAACATCCGCGCCCGCGCGTGGGAGTTGTGGCGACCCGGGGCCCAGTCAACGGCCCCTGCCCCATCACCGGAGCGCACGCGCCGGGGTGGGGCTGGACGCAAACGCAGCATCACCGCCAGTGATGCCCGTTGTGCAAGCCCGTCGCTTTAG
- a CDS encoding SDR family oxidoreductase → MVDLPPDAFDLPIATYSSANFLTARAAARRMTEQGAGVIVTLTASPSRTAVPLMGGMAPAWAAIEALSRGLAAELGPHGVRVVCLNAAGMPETPQLTEVYGLHAAAYGISRDAFRGRMADLTLRKQLPTVAEIANVAAFVASDRSSAMTGAITNLTGGLITD, encoded by the coding sequence ATCGTCGATCTACCGCCCGACGCCTTCGACTTGCCCATCGCCACCTACTCCAGCGCCAACTTCCTGACCGCCAGAGCCGCCGCACGTCGGATGACCGAGCAGGGGGCAGGCGTGATCGTGACGCTCACGGCGAGCCCGTCACGGACGGCCGTCCCACTCATGGGAGGCATGGCACCGGCATGGGCGGCGATCGAAGCTCTGTCCCGTGGGCTGGCCGCCGAACTCGGACCGCACGGCGTCCGAGTCGTCTGCTTGAACGCGGCCGGGATGCCGGAAACGCCGCAGCTGACCGAGGTGTACGGCTTGCACGCCGCCGCCTACGGCATCAGCCGCGACGCCTTCCGCGGCCGCATGGCCGACCTGACCCTGCGCAAACAGTTGCCCACTGTCGCCGAGATCGCCAACGTCGCCGCCTTCGTCGCCTCGGACCGCTCCAGCGCGATGACCGGGGCCATCACCAACCTCACCGGCGGCTTGATCACCGATTGA
- a CDS encoding isocitrate lyase/PEP mutase family protein: MTADLKAYAVRLRELHHADEMLVLPNAWDAATAQIMAEAGFPVVATTSAAIAEMLGYSDGEGAPWQEMFAAAGRIARAVEVPVTMDAEAGYGLRPRELVDRLLEIGVVGCNLEDTDHLAGGLVDAGAHAERLSAFRAAADDAGVPIVVNARVDAFLPGAGVAEEERVAEAVRRGRRYLEAGADCVYPIGVGDERDLATLVAELPGPINANTRPDVLDLAKLSALGVARVSYGPRFYRQALADLKAAVRQELLT, from the coding sequence ATGACCGCTGACTTGAAGGCGTATGCCGTTCGGCTCCGCGAACTGCATCACGCCGATGAGATGCTCGTTCTGCCGAACGCGTGGGACGCGGCCACCGCCCAGATCATGGCTGAGGCCGGGTTCCCCGTGGTGGCAACCACGAGCGCCGCGATCGCGGAGATGCTCGGTTACTCCGACGGCGAGGGCGCGCCCTGGCAGGAGATGTTCGCCGCAGCCGGCCGGATCGCCCGCGCGGTGGAGGTCCCGGTCACCATGGATGCCGAGGCGGGATACGGACTGCGGCCCCGGGAACTGGTGGACCGGTTGCTGGAGATCGGCGTGGTCGGCTGCAACCTGGAGGACACCGATCACCTCGCGGGCGGACTCGTCGACGCCGGTGCGCATGCCGAGCGGCTCTCGGCCTTCCGCGCCGCCGCGGACGACGCCGGGGTACCCATCGTGGTCAACGCGCGCGTCGACGCCTTCCTGCCGGGAGCCGGGGTGGCCGAGGAGGAGCGGGTCGCGGAAGCGGTCCGCCGAGGCCGCCGCTACCTGGAGGCGGGGGCTGACTGCGTCTACCCGATCGGTGTCGGCGACGAGCGGGACCTCGCCACCCTGGTCGCCGAATTGCCCGGGCCGATCAACGCCAACACCAGGCCGGACGTGCTCGACCTGGCCAAGCTCAGTGCGCTGGGCGTAGCCCGAGTCTCCTACGGCCCCCGGTTCTACCGCCAAGCGCTGGCCGACCTGAAGGCCGCGGTGCGTCAGGAACTGCTGACCTGA
- a CDS encoding cold-shock protein: MATGTVKWFNSEKGFGFIEQEGGGPDVFAHYSNIAAQGFRELQEGQKVNFDVTQGQKGPQAENITPA; encoded by the coding sequence ATGGCTACAGGCACTGTGAAGTGGTTCAACTCGGAAAAGGGCTTCGGCTTCATCGAGCAGGAGGGCGGCGGCCCCGACGTCTTCGCCCACTACTCGAACATCGCCGCCCAGGGCTTCCGTGAGCTCCAGGAAGGCCAGAAGGTGAACTTCGACGTCACCCAGGGCCAGAAGGGCCCGCAGGCGGAGAACATCACTCCCGCCTGA
- a CDS encoding ABC transporter ATP-binding protein, with the protein MRIEISGLTKTYRGGVAALDGLDLVVPTGMFGLLGANGAGKTTLMRILAGLVQPTSGRVTVGGHDLSTGAGRTAVQRGLGYLPQDLGVYPDLTARQFLDYVALLKGMDDRTERRRRVGELLEVVALTGDADRRLRGFSGGMRQRVGIAQALLADPQLLIVDEPTAGLDPEERIRFRTLLSQFAGRRTVLLSTHIVDDIAQACREVAVLAKGRLIFRGTVDELTHRARGRVWWVVTDGPPPAEGMVVSALPHEGGMRYRVVAPAAPGPRAQPVEPALEDGYLALTTR; encoded by the coding sequence ATGCGGATCGAGATCTCCGGCCTGACGAAGACCTACCGTGGCGGGGTGGCCGCCCTCGACGGCCTGGACCTGGTCGTGCCCACCGGCATGTTCGGGCTGCTCGGCGCGAACGGCGCCGGCAAGACCACGCTGATGCGCATCCTCGCCGGCCTGGTACAGCCGACATCCGGCCGGGTCACCGTGGGCGGCCACGACCTGAGCACGGGCGCGGGGCGCACCGCCGTGCAGCGCGGCCTCGGCTACCTGCCGCAGGACCTCGGCGTCTATCCCGACCTGACGGCACGCCAGTTCCTGGACTACGTCGCGCTGCTCAAGGGCATGGACGACCGCACGGAACGCCGCCGACGCGTCGGGGAGCTGCTCGAAGTGGTCGCCCTGACCGGGGACGCCGACCGGCGGCTGCGCGGCTTCTCCGGCGGGATGCGGCAACGGGTCGGCATCGCCCAGGCGCTGCTCGCCGACCCACAGTTGCTGATCGTGGACGAGCCGACCGCAGGACTCGACCCGGAGGAGCGGATCCGCTTCCGCACCCTGCTGTCCCAGTTCGCCGGCCGGCGCACCGTGCTGCTGAGCACGCACATCGTCGATGACATCGCGCAGGCCTGCCGCGAGGTGGCGGTACTCGCCAAGGGCCGGCTCATCTTCCGCGGCACGGTCGACGAGCTGACCCACCGCGCGCGGGGCCGGGTGTGGTGGGTCGTCACCGACGGGCCACCGCCGGCCGAAGGGATGGTCGTGTCCGCGCTGCCACACGAGGGCGGCATGCGGTACCGGGTCGTGGCGCCCGCGGCGCCGGGTCCCCGGGCGCAGCCGGTGGAGCCCGCCCTCGAAGACGGGTACCTCGCGCTGACCACACGGTGA